One part of the Streptomyces sp. AM 2-1-1 genome encodes these proteins:
- a CDS encoding rod shape-determining protein → MTVSLEQLRRCHIAVDLGAARTRVYVKGLGLVVDEPSVAAVNTRTGSLIAVGTLAEQMTGRTPGYIRVARPVSGGTVVDIEMAQRMLRHLIGDKLRRQLRRKPRLRAAACTPHEADPLAQRATVETLVGLGARRVELVDTLIAAAVGCGLPVAQPTATMIMVCGAATTQIAVLSLGSIVTAVRIPIGGNTIDNAVIQHLRQHHQLMLPSQSVRPLQLALSGNGLTAQGPAVTEIHGRDVATGLARSVQVDTAAVRQAIHTPLTAVLDGLGKVLRDCPPDLVADLADRGIMMVGGSALLPGFDQLLRTATGMPVAIAERPDTCSILGLGAMLDGTVEPMVLNPLAG, encoded by the coding sequence GTGACCGTCAGCCTTGAGCAGTTGCGCCGTTGCCACATCGCCGTCGACCTGGGGGCCGCGAGGACCCGGGTGTACGTGAAGGGGCTCGGGCTCGTCGTCGACGAACCGAGCGTCGCGGCCGTCAACACCCGCACCGGATCGCTCATCGCGGTGGGCACGCTCGCCGAGCAGATGACCGGCCGCACCCCCGGGTACATCCGGGTGGCCCGGCCGGTGTCGGGCGGCACCGTCGTGGACATCGAGATGGCCCAGCGCATGCTGCGCCACCTCATCGGCGACAAGCTCCGCCGCCAGCTGCGCCGCAAGCCCCGGCTGCGGGCCGCCGCCTGCACGCCGCACGAGGCCGATCCGCTGGCCCAGCGCGCGACGGTGGAGACCCTGGTCGGGCTCGGCGCCCGCAGGGTGGAGCTGGTGGACACCCTGATCGCGGCGGCCGTCGGCTGCGGGCTCCCGGTCGCGCAGCCGACCGCCACCATGATCATGGTGTGCGGGGCGGCCACCACCCAGATCGCGGTGCTCTCGCTCGGCTCCATCGTCACCGCCGTCCGCATCCCGATCGGCGGCAACACCATCGACAACGCGGTGATCCAGCACCTGCGCCAGCACCACCAGCTGATGCTGCCGAGCCAGTCCGTGCGCCCCCTGCAACTGGCCCTCAGCGGCAACGGGCTGACGGCGCAGGGGCCCGCCGTGACCGAGATCCACGGCCGTGATGTGGCGACCGGGCTGGCCCGCTCGGTGCAGGTGGACACCGCCGCCGTGCGCCAGGCGATCCACACCCCGCTCACGGCGGTGCTGGACGGACTCGGCAAGGTGCTGCGGGACTGCCCTCCCGACCTGGTGGCCGACCTCGCCGACCGGGGCATCATGATGGTCGGCGGCAGCGCGCTGCTGCCGGGCTTCGACCAGCTGCTGCGCACCGCCACCGGGATGCCGGTGGCCATCGCCGAACGGCCCGACACCTGCTCGATCCTCGGCCTGGGCGCGATGCTGGACGGCACGGTCGAGCCGATGGTCCTCAACCCGCTCGCCGGCTGA
- a CDS encoding Lrp/AsnC family transcriptional regulator: MDRLDREILAILQEDARISYRDLGVRVGLSANAAGDRVRRMRRDGIIRGFTVIVDPAADTRSGLVVFIDVSLRLDTTNEEFERSVLMLPGITEVVHLTGGHDYLVRATAADPGALDTLLRRLKREAGVAHSLTRVALRAAPSR, encoded by the coding sequence ATGGACCGGCTGGACAGAGAAATACTCGCCATCCTCCAGGAGGATGCCCGGATCTCCTACCGCGACCTGGGCGTACGCGTCGGACTCAGCGCCAACGCCGCCGGCGACCGGGTGCGCCGGATGCGCCGCGACGGGATCATCCGCGGCTTCACGGTGATCGTCGACCCGGCCGCCGACACCCGCTCCGGGCTCGTCGTCTTCATCGACGTCTCGCTCCGCCTGGACACCACCAACGAGGAGTTCGAACGCTCCGTACTGATGCTGCCGGGCATCACCGAGGTGGTGCACCTGACCGGCGGCCACGACTACCTCGTACGGGCCACGGCGGCCGACCCCGGCGCACTCGACACCCTGCTGCGGAGGCTCAAGCGGGAGGCGGGCGTCGCCCACTCCCTCACCCGGGTCGCCCTCCGGGCGGCCCCCTCCCGCTGA
- a CDS encoding GAF domain-containing protein → MPQLLEAVLSVGTDLGLGTTLQQIVDTASLLTDARYGALGVLDPESGRITELYTAGLGDEERRRIGALPDGRIGVLGALIQDPRPLRSDDLTRDPRSVGVPPGHPVMHTFLGTPVRVDTEVFGNLYLAEKSGGRPFTDADDALLRVLGSQAGIAISNSRLYESALQRERWLQGSAAVTTALLTGTSRAQALQTVAEGARVLAEAAAGVILQSRADGGMEIVTVSTLEDPAGLLGATIAPGSPVLVHLLGGEPVFMDDAATDPLMTTPVRHRFGPSMMLPLESGGRLIGTLALPRLRGGRPYTAADRLLATQFASQAALALVLADAQHDREQLAVYEDRDRIARDLHDLVVQRLFATEMTLESARRRAVAATKAPEWTGDTGNAEKADGLLVRAVDELDSTIQEVRTTIFALQQPPADAPTTFRGRVLRETAGASALLGFQPSVRFTGPVDALVGEPAATELLAVLRSALAAAHRREGVSAIEVEVDATARLPDGRGAVKLRVEGDGRDEDGERPRPLTWQAPL, encoded by the coding sequence CTGCCCCAGCTGCTGGAGGCGGTGCTCAGCGTCGGCACCGATCTGGGCCTGGGCACCACGCTCCAGCAGATCGTGGACACCGCCTCCCTGCTGACCGACGCGCGCTACGGCGCCCTCGGGGTGCTGGACCCCGAGTCCGGCCGGATCACCGAGCTGTACACCGCGGGGCTGGGCGACGAGGAGCGGCGGCGCATCGGTGCCCTCCCGGACGGCCGCATCGGCGTGCTGGGAGCGCTGATCCAGGACCCCCGGCCGCTGCGCTCCGACGATCTGACCCGCGACCCGCGCTCGGTCGGGGTACCGCCGGGCCATCCGGTGATGCACACCTTCCTCGGCACGCCCGTCCGGGTGGACACCGAGGTGTTCGGCAACCTCTACCTCGCCGAGAAGAGCGGCGGACGGCCGTTCACCGACGCCGACGACGCGCTGTTGCGGGTGCTGGGCTCCCAGGCGGGCATCGCGATCAGCAACTCCCGGCTCTACGAGTCGGCCCTCCAGCGGGAGCGCTGGCTCCAGGGGTCGGCGGCCGTCACCACGGCGCTGCTCACCGGGACGAGCCGGGCACAGGCGCTCCAGACCGTCGCCGAGGGGGCCCGGGTGCTCGCGGAGGCGGCGGCGGGCGTGATCCTGCAGTCCCGTGCGGACGGCGGCATGGAGATCGTCACCGTGTCGACCCTGGAGGACCCGGCGGGCCTGCTGGGTGCCACGATCGCACCCGGCTCCCCCGTACTCGTCCATCTGCTGGGCGGGGAGCCGGTGTTCATGGACGACGCGGCGACCGACCCGCTGATGACGACGCCGGTACGGCACCGGTTCGGGCCCAGCATGATGCTGCCGCTGGAGAGCGGTGGCCGGCTGATCGGCACCCTCGCCCTGCCCCGGCTGCGCGGCGGCCGGCCCTACACTGCGGCGGACCGGCTGCTGGCGACACAGTTCGCCTCCCAGGCGGCGCTCGCCCTGGTGCTGGCCGACGCCCAGCACGACCGGGAGCAGCTCGCGGTCTACGAGGACCGCGACCGGATCGCCCGTGACCTGCACGATCTCGTGGTCCAGCGGCTCTTCGCGACGGAGATGACGCTGGAGTCGGCCCGCCGCCGGGCGGTGGCGGCGACGAAGGCGCCGGAGTGGACCGGGGACACCGGGAACGCGGAGAAGGCGGACGGTCTGCTGGTGCGGGCCGTGGACGAACTGGACTCCACGATCCAGGAGGTGCGGACGACGATCTTCGCCCTCCAGCAGCCGCCCGCGGACGCCCCGACGACTTTTCGCGGCCGGGTGCTGCGGGAGACGGCGGGCGCCTCGGCCCTGCTCGGTTTCCAGCCGTCGGTACGTTTCACGGGGCCGGTGGACGCGCTGGTGGGCGAGCCGGCCGCGACCGAGCTGCTGGCGGTCCTGCGGAGCGCGCTGGCCGCCGCCCACCGCAGGGAGGGCGTCTCGGCGATCGAGGTCGAGGTGGACGCGACGGCCCGGCTGCCGGACGGCCGGGGCGCGGTAAAGCTGCGGGTCGAGGGGGACGGGCGGGACGAGGACGGTGAACGGCCGCGACCCCTCACCTGGCAGGCACCGCTCTGA